GCTTCTCATCCAGGCAGCCTTGATGTAAGAAAGGCCTCGCCTCCACATGTGCAACTCAGACTTTTCTTAATACAAAGAGGAATTTATCCCTGATGATGCACTGTGTGGAGAAGAGTTTGTTCCTGGTGTTAGCTGGATGGGTATCCTTGATGGGGCTGGGATTCAGCTCCTGTGTGTACCctgggaagaaaatgacagTAAGTCTCAGGACGAGCATGCTGAGGAATGCTTGGCAGCACACCAACTACTTCTGCCATCAGAGTGACTGTGAGTCCCTGATTATCAGACCCTGAATACAGAGTGAAAAGACTATTCTGTTTCCTCTCTAAAGTGTTGGCTCGGAAGCTGAGAGCTTGAACATAGTACTGCTGCATAGAAGAAGATCTCTCTTGTTTTTATCTGTGTTCTGTGTCACAAGCCTCTTTGCCACCCATGTCCAAGATGAGCAGTCTGAAAATGTGCAGGATAATGCTGGATTTTGATCACTTCAGCATTGCCAAGTTGTTGTAGCTGCATTAAAGTCAGATGTGCAACCAAGAGAAAAGATTACTCTGGtacaaaatgcagcagcaggtgcACAATGTATATCGATCGGAAGTGTGGTATTGCAGCATTTAGTGCACTGCTTTTATCCCATGGAGAATTAAAGAAACAAGTACCTAAGGTGCAAAAGGCAGGCGTCTTCCATGATACAGAACAGGAGGCAAATCCTGGCTGTACATGAGCATGTTTAGCACTCACCAGTACTGGTACTCCTGGATATcagtaaaaagagaaagtctTGAGGTTAAGCAGTTGTATGTGCTTAGGACCTTTGAGTTTGGAGTCCTTTGGGATGGGAAAGGGAGCATATGCAACGAATCTTATAGCACGGTCTGAATAGATGTTTGGGTATGTGACACGGAACAGAGTAGAACTTTAATGGAAGAATGAGTGCTCTTTCAGCAAAGATCGAATTGGTGATATAACAACAACATGAAAGCTGTTCTTCAGTGACTCAGGGAGCAGTTCCTTTTTGGGTTTTCTGCCCTAGGATCATTGCTTCCCACTTGCAGCAAGGTGGTGTTTGCTCATCTCTGGCCTGTGCTGGCATGATCCcttgcagggcaggagcagctgggagcacagTCTGAGATGCCATTTCACGTCTCATTTCACTGAAGCATGTCTCCTGaatgcagctgtgcagggaACAAATGACCACACTGCTAGACATCTGCCTTGTGCTGCATATATGTTGTCAAGTGCATGTATCACTTGCAGACCACTCTGCAGTGTAGGTAATGCAGAACAACCTTTCAGTTGTTCTTCAGCAGAGGTATTTTTGATTCGATATAGCGAATCACTTGGGCAGACCTGCTTTTGGAAGCTGGGGAACTTGAGGAGCTCCCGCTGCTCATGTGCTGTCTTTGTGGACGGTTGGGAGGGGAGCTGCGATGTTGCAGGACAACAACCATGCATGTTGTGTGCTTTGAATGCTAACATGAGTTTGGTGTGTTTGTTTCCTAATCCAAACAGAACGTCAGAAGCCTTGATGCATGTAGTGTGTGTTTACTGCAGCTGGAGTGGGCCACAGAccaggtatttatagacatcAGTTCATAAGCTTTCACTACAGCGTTCACACTACCCACAGCAGGACCATCCTCCCTTTAAACTACTAGGGAGAAGCCCACATGATGTGAAATTTGTTTGATTAAGAGTGTGGGAGAACATCCTGCTTCACTTGGCCAAAGGCAGCAAACCTGGGTTGCATGTATGGGGAAAGGTGAAACCCTCTGTTCATGCAAAGGAGAGCCTTGTAACTCTGACCTTCCATCCTGTGCTTTTCAAGTGATGCCCATTGCTTACCTAAAACACTTCTGTTGTCTCAACCTCAGCTTCTATTGAGCAGAGGCAATGAATTCCTTGACAGTTCAGGGAACTCATACGcaacatatacacacatatacacaaaaATGAACCTGTGGAACCTGCTCAAAAACTATGTCCTAATATAAGTTTGAAGTGGATCTGATGAGCTTAAATACCGTTGTGCtgctatatgtatatatgtgtgctGCTTTCTCGAAGCAGCGTACCAATGAATGCAGCATTTATGTTACAGCTTCCCCAAGGCACTGATTACTTGGGCTTTTCTCTGacataagtatttttaaaagattttaaaagatatggaaatatttcctgatAGTGGGCTCTCATGCAGCTCAACCTGTAATGGCTTCACGTGCACAACTAACAAATTTCCAGTTAGCAGTTACATTAGCAGAAATTAGTAATTCCAGAGTGTTTGCATTAGCTCTGTCATGCATGATCATCTGGTCTGAAGTGAAACCAAGTATGTCTTGGTTGTGCAAATTTGTAATACTTTGACGTCCTGCATTAACACTGATCTATTTGAATTTTGTGATAATCTGCTAAATAGCGGTCTTTTGACTTCAGGAGTCTATGGGCTCCTTGATCTTTCTGGGTTCTGTAATTAAAGCCTCGGTGGCTGCCTgcttctgttgtttaaaaattgCTTCAACATAGCCTGCTGTTAGAGCAGCCTGGACAGCCCAATCTGGTGGCtgtggcagggagttggaactaggaggcctttaagatctcttccaacatAAGCCACTATGGTTGCATGAATTGGCTACTAGTTCCCTTTCTACCTGTCAGCAAACAATGTTAactcaaaaaaagaagaacGAGTAACTGACAAGTAATTTTATATCCACAATTTCAGTTCAAGCTGACATTGTATGAAGGATGTTTGCTTACCTCTGGATATCTTGTTTTCTAATCATCATGTGCCTTAAtgtgctgaagaagaaaaacagcttctctggaTACCTAGTTTTCTTTGCTGCCATTGTTGCAGCTGCACTGATAAGCAGATGAAAAAGTAATGAGGTTTTTAAGCCTATGGTCTTGATTAAAGAGAAGGTTATGGCGAAAAGAAAACGTAAAGTTATTTTCAGCTTGAGCAAGCCATCTGTGAAGCACCACTATGAAATACTGTGTGCACGTATCCCACTGAAGCCTGCTTTCTGTATCACAAAGAGGAATTTAGATCATGCTCTCCTTTGAGAAATAAACAGGGATGTTGGGATTTCATCATCTTATCAGTGATATAATTGCTCACTTTGAAGTTTAAATGTCCTCTGATCATGAGCTCTCTAATTACCCTAGAACTGGCTTCTTGTCTTTCATTGTCAGTAATGAAGTGTCTGCACCTGAAATGTAGTTGCTGGATTTGCACTTGGTTATACTTAGAGCACTCGGGACTGTCTAACCACTTCTTGCAGTAACTAATGATATAAATAGAGTGGTGTTATGGTGAGTAATTCCCAAGAGGAGGTAGTATGCCAAGCTGATATGTAAACTGTCATTTTTAGCATCTATTTTAAAGGTATAGATACTTGAAAACAGTGCTGCTTCTATGTCctaactacttttttttttttttctacctttatGTATAGAGAATAGTGACAAAGAAACTACCTCACTGGAAATGCCCTCATTACCAGCTTCTGATGGGTTTAAAAATCCAATCCAGTCTTCAGGACTAAGTTCTAAGATCTGTAATCCCACAAATCAATTACTTGATCGATCTGTCTCTGCCCCTGCTTCAACTTGCTCATCCAAATCTAGCCTCGCAGAGCCCATTGATCCTAGAGCTGTCAAGTCGTTTGAGTTTTCAACTGAATGCCAGATCACCCCAGAAGAAGATCGTCCTCTCATGTTACAGCATCTTTCCAATAACTCTTCCTTTGCAAATAATGATCACACTCTCCAGACAGAGGAGACGAATTGTTGCAGTCCAGCTTGCCTTTCACAGAGGATGcttgaagaaacatttcttgcAGACAGTCTAATGGAATGTAACACTATAGAACAAGGCTATGGTGAGGAACCTCTTTTTGaagtgacaaaagaaaatagtttgatCGACACCACTGCTAAGCTCCGGCAAATAAAAGATGCATCTCTGCCTTCAGAACAGAAGGAACCAAAACAGAAGAACGAGCTTGCCATAGACCATCAGATATGCAAAGAACCAGAGAAGTTTGAGCATCTGGAGAAACAAACTGACAAAACTGACCCAGAATCTCCTGGCAATGTTGGTGGGGTTGAGAAACCTGTTGTGGAAGAAGAGGGCTGTGTAGCCAGCCAGCCAGAAAGTCCTCCTGCAAATATGAGAGAAGGTAGACAGgagaaagcagatttttcctGTGTGAAAGGGAGTATCCAAGTGTCAGCCTCCTGTAGTTGTGTGCATATGGAAGTAGATACAGCCGAGCATTCTGTAGCTGAAGTGCGCATCTCAGCAAGCAAGCAGAAGTGGCAAACCAAGAATGGAAGGGCATCTGACCTGAACTCAGATGCCTCTTCTATGGAGGTGGAGTCACTGAAGTCTGCAACTTCCCTGAGTGATCCAGTTTCCACCTCTGATGTGTTGCAGTCTAAAAGCGCCAGTGAAATCCCCACAAAGTGTAATGAGTTGTCCAGTTTAACAGCTGAAAACAGTTCTTCCCCCTCTATCATTCAGCAACAGGACACAGATCTGGGTAGACATTTAGAAGAGCCGTGTTTCTCTCTAGCATCAGCCTTGAAAGAGCTTCACAAACTCTTGATGATCAGTTGTAAAGGAGAATGTAAACTCCTTGCATCTGAAGTCTCTCAGCTGGAAATGGTTCACAAAGAGCAAGTAGAACAGAAGGGGTTTTCtgaagatgagcagaaaggcTCAGATCCAGATGGCCAGCAACAGAGTAGTTCCTCCTTTAATGTGAGGTCTGAAGGTAGAAAAGCAGAGGGGAGCAAGCCTTGTGATTCTGGCATAGAAAATGTTAGTCTTGGGTCTGTCAGTCACATGGAATCAGTTCTTGGAGAAGATGCTTTAGAAACTCCAGAGTTTTCAGGTAAGAGTGATTTGACTGTAGTGACTTCTGCAGGGACATCTGACCAACAGCAATGCTCTGAGCAGGCAAAGGTTTTGCCAGAATGGTTCCAAAGTCCGACTTTGGAGCAGAACACTGTTTCCTCTCAGCCTGCTTTGGATGAAGGTACATCTCAAGATACTCGGGCATCATTCACAGGAGCATCTGAGAGaaacagcagttctgctccTAACGGCCCATCCTCATTGCGTGGGTGTGAGGACCCACTGCCTAGCCCACCTGCTGAGTCCACTGAACTTCCCTCGGTTGCTTCACCAcctgctttccctgcagctgaTGTTGATCGAATCCTTGGTGCTGGCTTTACCACACGAGAAGCTCTGGAGGCTTTGGAACAAGCAGACGGAAATGCAGATCTTGCTCTTCTCATTTTGCTAGCCAAGAGTATTGTTGTTCCTACATAACTGTGGAAGAGGGGGTCTTTTAAAAGACATATCTAAATTACACATTGTAACGTACAAGCAGAATGTTGAGTCagagtttttaattatttacagcCAAAGTAACTTGtctcttctgtttcacttgTTAGATTTGgccttttaaaagaaagaaaatgtactgTGTGGACGGGATAGCTTTTAATTATACATACTggattaaaattaatgtttttatttaaatgcagaatttttgaATAAGCTCCAATGTTATGAATAAGAAGCAGAAGCCATTAAGATCACCATCCTGTCCAGCGCAAAGCACATTGTGAAATGAATTGAGTGTGTGTATGATTGCAGCCAGCAGCGAGATACGACACGTGGTATTGCAGACCACACACTGAGTCTGGTATGGTGCAGATGCAAAACTTTTCTAAATGGGCTTTTTGTGTTTGTAccagttttctctctcctacGCCTTGTAGCCAAATGTCTGTGATGCTAATGAAACAATTATGGCAGCTACTAAAGGTATGTAGGTGCCCACAGATGTGTAAAACTTTGCAAAAGGAATGGGAGGGTGTTGAGTGTTTTTGGAAGCGTGGGCTTGTGTTTGCACGGGGAAAGCTGATGCCTGCTTTTGACAAACCCTTTCGTGCTCCTGCGTCAGTGTGTTTAAGTTTATATCATGGGGATAGGGgatggagagaaaaagggaagggataGAATTTGATTCCAGCAAACCTAAGAGATGTACCAACTTACTTGAAGATGTGCTGATTATCAATTGTaggtggggaggggaggtggaaaggggaaaagagtattttatctttttttttttttttcctagccttGCTCATATCACGTTCCCCTCTACAAAAGAACAAGCTCAGCCACTTAGGGTAAAATCTTGATGCTGAACTGCATAACAAAGCAACTGCGTGTCATGGCTTTTAATTGCATCTATCCCTGGAAGATGGATTCTCTATGTGCTGCATGGGGTTGTGATCAGCAGAATTAAGAAATCTGCTTTGCACTAGTTTATCTTGATGTTTGGGGATGATCAGCCTCTCACCAACTGCAGAAAGCCTGTAGTGGCTGATGGGCTACTAATTGAATACCTCTTAAAGGGCGGGGGCTCCCAGGCAGGGTTTATGGAACACACATACTGACATGGCGTCTGCATTACAAccactgtggccttccaggagGTCCTTGAGGTCCTTAGGGAGCTGCCTGCCTGATTAGGActtgctggggctgtgctgtagGAAGCCCTTATCAGATGCTTTTTTATTCAGGTGAACTACTTTGAGGGTTTAGCAGAGCCTCAAAATTCTGttggggctggggcaggaatGTATGGTTGAAATATGATACCAAATTTTAAGTAGGAACTTTTACTTAATCCCACTCGTAAAACTCTGAAGTGGCTTTGTGTGAAGCATTCATCATTCTGCTTTGGAGCTTGACCTGAAGTGATGGATCAGCAGGGGCTGGAAACATAATTTGTTCATCGCTTTCATTTGTTGTCCCAGACCTCTCCCTGGTATTTTGCTTTCCCTGCTCCTTAGCAGGATTGCCTGTGTGTATGCCaagcttttttttcatgtagggtggcatttaaaaacaacaaatttgGTTTCATTTATGAGCCTGCAGAGTTGTGTGTCGGTGAGCAATGGTTGTCAGATTCTTCTTAGGTGCTTAGGTAGCCGAGAGATCCGTTATTTTCTAGAGAGCTGTAAGGCATTCCTCTGttgaaagcagcttttgtttGAGTTGTGGATGTACCAGCGAGGCTTGGTGTCCCCAGACACACTTCACTTATATCCCACTACTGGTGGTCTCAGCAGCAGGCATTGCTCTGTGCTTGCGTTGGGAGCAGCATTTGGCTCTTCGGGAACCCCTTACCTGAGCAGCATCAAGAATTCCCTGCAGGCTCTGTTCAGAATGAGTTGTTAGTGAGGCAATCACAACTTTGTGATCTTTACACGCAGGTAGCAAGAGT
The sequence above is a segment of the Numida meleagris isolate 19003 breed g44 Domestic line chromosome 20, NumMel1.0, whole genome shotgun sequence genome. Coding sequences within it:
- the LOC110408523 gene encoding regulatory solute carrier protein family 1 member 1 isoform X1; amino-acid sequence: MPSLPASDGFKNPIQSSGLSSKICNPTNQLLDRSVSAPASTCSSKSSLAEPIDPRAVKSFEFSTECQITPEEDRPLMLQHLSNNSSFANNDHTLQTEETNCCSPACLSQRMLEETFLADSLMECNTIEQGYGEEPLFEVTKENSLIDTTAKLRQIKDASLPSEQKEPKQKNELAIDHQICKEPEKFEHLEKQTDKTDPESPGNVGGVEKPVVEEEGCVASQPESPPANMREGRQEKADFSCVKGSIQVSASCSCVHMEVDTAEHSVAEVRISASKQKWQTKNGRASDLNSDASSMEVESLKSATSLSDPVSTSDVLQSKSASEIPTKCNELSSLTAENSSSPSIIQQQDTDLGRHLEEPCFSLASALKELHKLLMISCKGECKLLASEVSQLEMVHKEQVEQKGFSEDEQKGSDPDGQQQSSSSFNVRSEGRKAEGSKPCDSGIENVSLGSVSHMESVLGEDALETPEFSGKSDLTVVTSAGTSDQQQCSEQAKVLPEWFQSPTLEQNTVSSQPALDEGTSQDTRASFTGASERNSSSAPNGPSSLRGCEDPLPSPPAESTELPSVASPPAFPAADVDRILGAGFTTREALEALEQADGNADLALLILLAKSIVVPT